From a single Melospiza georgiana isolate bMelGeo1 chromosome 5, bMelGeo1.pri, whole genome shotgun sequence genomic region:
- the LOC131084062 gene encoding LOW QUALITY PROTEIN: estradiol 17-beta-dehydrogenase 11-like (The sequence of the model RefSeq protein was modified relative to this genomic sequence to represent the inferred CDS: substituted 1 base at 1 genomic stop codon), which produces MDLQDASLQGGRGSARAGWGADCSSSAPLTQRHRRATSTGTPGAQPGRAGRSSRRCWGGSCGSDGTRGAPGAGSGXINNPRAPTKGSKVQFGPRKSSRRTMNLFLELLLFLATLLYSYLEAFVKLFVPVRRKSLAGELVLITGAGHGVGRATALEFAKRQSRLVLWDINKHGVEETAAECQKLGATVQTFVVDCSKREEIYSAADKVKKDIGDVTVLVNNAGVITAADFLSTQDHQIERMFEVNILGHMWTTRAFLPVMMNNNYGHIVTVASAAGHFVVPFMVTYCSSKFAAVGFHKALTEELSALGKDGIKTTCLCPVFINTGFVKNPSTRLGKILEIEEVVQALMEGIVTNQKMVFVPSNQSIALLIERVFPERALNLLKKMSEVKFDAIIGQRNTQ; this is translated from the exons ATGGACCTTCAAGATGCTTCT CTGCAGGGCGGCCGTGGTTCTGCGAGGGCAGGTTGGGGTGCAgactgcagctcctctgcaccGCTCACCCAGCGCCACCGCAGGGCCACCAGCACAGGGACTCCgggagctcagcctgggagaGCGGGGCGGAGCAGCCGCCGGTGCTGGGGTGGATCCTGCGGGAGTGACGGGACCCGCGGCGCGCCCGGAGCCGGCAGCGGGTAAATCAACAACCCGCGGGCCCCTACAAAGGGGAGTAAAGTTCAGTTCGGTCCTCGAAAGAGCTCCAGGAGAACAATGAATCTGTTTCTGGAGCTTCTCCTGTTCCTGGCCACGCTTCTCTATTCCTACCTGGAGGCTTTTGTGAAGCTGTTCGTGCCTGTGAGGAGAAAGTCTCTCGCCGGGGAGCTGGTGCTCATCACGGGCGCTGGCCATGGCGTCGGGCGAGCGACCGCCTTGGAGTTCGCCAAGCGCCAGAGCAGGCTGGTCCTGTGGGACATCAACAAG CACGGCGTTGAGGAGACGGCAGCAGAATGCCAGAAGCTGGGAGCCACTGTTCAAACCTTCGTGGTGGACTGCAGCAAACGGGAGGAGATCTACAGCGCTGCAGACAAG gtgaagaaggataTTGGGGATGTGACTGTCCTGGTGAACAATGCTGGTGTGATTACAGCTGCCGACTTTCTCTCGACTCAGGACCACCAGATAGAAAGGATGTTTGAAGTCAACATTCTGGGCCACATGTGG ACCACGAGAGCTTTCCTGCCAGTCATGATGAACAACAACTATGGGCACATTGTCACCGTGGCTTCAGCAGCAGGTCATTTTGTGGTTCCTTTCATGGTGACATATTG CTCAAGCAAGTTCGCTGCAGTTGGATTTCATAAAGCTCTGACAGAGGAGCTCTCAGCCCTTGGAAAGGATGGAATCAAAACAACGTGCCTTTGTCCTGTTTTTATAAACACTGGATTTGTCAAAAACCCCAGTACAAG GCTTGGAAAGATTTTGGAGATTGAAGAAGTCGTACAGGCTTTGATGGAAGGAATAGTGACCAACCAGAAAATGGTTTTCGTTCCATCAAATCAGAGCATAGCTTTACTGATTGAAAG GGTGTTTCCAGAACGTGCCCTGAACCTTCTGAAGAAGATGTCTGAAGTCAAGTTTGATGCAATCATTGGGCAGAGAAACACAcagtga
- the LOC131083415 gene encoding 17-beta-hydroxysteroid dehydrogenase 13-like has product MNLFLELLLFLATLLYSYLEAFVKLFVPVRRKSLAGELVLITGAGHGVGRATALEFAKRQSRLVLWDINKHGVEETAAECQKLGATVQTFVVDCSKREEIYSAADKVKKDIGDVTVLVNNAGVITAADFLSTQDHQIERMFEVNILGHMWTTRAFLPVMMNNNYGHIVTVASAAGHFVTPFMVAYCSSKFAAVGFHKGLTEELSALGKDGIKTTCLCPVFINTGFVKNPSTRLGKILEIEEVVQALMEGIVTNQKMVFVPPQLNIALLSEMVFPERALNLLKKMTTPKFDAVIGQRSTR; this is encoded by the exons ATGAATCTGTTTCTGGAGCTTCTCCTGTTCCTGGCCACGCTTCTCTATTCCTACCTGGAGGCTTTTGTGAAGCTGTTCGTGCCTGTGAGGAGAAAGTCTCTCGCCGGGGAGCTGGTGCTCATCACGGGCGCTGGCCATGGCGTCGGGCGAGCGACCGCCTTGGAGTTCGCCAAGCGCCAGAGCAGGCTGGTCCTGTGGGACATCAACAAG CACGGCGTTGAGGAGACGGCAGCAGAATGCCAGAAGCTGGGAGCCACTGTTCAAACCTTCGTGGTGGACTGCAGCAAACGGGAGGAGATCTACAGCGCTGCAGACAAG gtgaagaaggataTTGGGGATGTGACTGTCCTGGTGAACAATGCTGGTGTGATTACAGCTGCCGACTTTCTCTCGACTCAGGACCACCAGATAGAAAGGATGTTTGAAGTCAACATTCTGGGCCACATGTGG ACCACGAGAGCTTTCCTGCCAGTCATGATGAACAACAACTATGGGCACATTGTCACCGTGGCTTCAGCAGCAGGTCATTTTGTGACTCCTTTCATGGTGGCATATTG CTCAAGCAAGTTCGCTGCAGTTGGATTTCATAAAGGTCTGACAGAGGAGCTGTCTGCCCTTGGAAAGGATGGAATCAAAACAACGTGCCTTTGTCCTGTTTTTATAAACACTGGATTTGTCAAAAACCCCAGTACAAG GCTTGGAAAGATTTTGGAGATTGAAGAAGTCGTACAGGCTTTGATGGAAGGAATAGTGACCAACCAGAAAATGGTTTTCGTTCCACCACAGCTTAacattgctttgctttctgaaat GGTGTTTCCAGAACGTGCCCTGAACCTTCTGAAGAAGATGACCACTCCAAAGTTTGATGCAGTCATTGGGCAGAGAAGCACACGGTGA
- the SPARCL1 gene encoding SPARC-like protein 1 isoform X1: MKAVALFICLVGPVFAISTHPVNHKLRTHRQKTPEKSEYIHPEASKEENTGYVDEDDLLPTPRNLKPGSEDRDGPQTMRKQERTGSKHQVKNSLKSIDFLALHNKLGLVSDTQDSDSGSSGREQSSSEHDQLRNHEKHGNTANQHLPGHTEHPVGAFSLEHEHNMWKYNKNAVGLSEKNSENDDEESMEEEDEKWGEETDYRDTKHKDHQTHQGDQYKRQEHENSMQLDDELRDSRQLTWKTKRHSKKFDLEEEERENRKKSYEEEIPLSQKTHNEYQDGKQQSQERNYHIQVNYQSDHDTVGKTQDREDSNDDDSHDSGGEEYLSNTWKDTAYEEEERIQSNDQESTSTEPGGEGTIEDDTAVHRETEDYQVVKIKDLAHSEQDYYAHEPPNSDNKQQLKMSSSIQNMNSMDSEDKVKTTDSSHGEMESASSRNEEALIGLPDTCRNFHCKRGKVCHADKQGKPHCICQDPAACPPTKDYEHVCGTDNKTYDGTCQLFGTKCQLEGTKIGRQLHLDYMGSCKYIPPCTDYEVDQFPLRMRDWLKNILIQFYERDLNTSGILTEKQRNKVKKIYQNDKRLGAGDHPVELLLHDFEKNYHMYVYPVHWQFHQLDQHPVDRLLTHSELAPLRASLVPMEHCITRFFQECDGDKNKLIALKEWCHCFGIKEGKPKRIGRCT, encoded by the exons agtgaaTATATTCATCCAGAAGCTTCAAAGGAAGAGAACACAGGCTATGTAGATGAGGATGATTTGCTGCCCACTCCCAGAAACTTAAAACCAGGCTCTGAAGACAGGGATGGGCCCCAGACCATGAGGAAGCAAGAAAGAACTGGGAGCAAGCATCAAGTGAAAAACAGCCTGAAAAGCATTGATTTCCTTGCACTGCACAATAAACTAGGTTTGGTTTCAGATACCCAGGACAGTGACTCTGGGAGCAGCGGCAGAGAACAGTCCAGCTCTGAGCACGACCAGCTCAGGAATCATGAGAAACATGGGAACACGGCAAACCAACACCTTCCAGGCCACACAGAACACCCAGTGGGTGCTTTCAGCCTTGAGCATGAGCATAACATGTGGAAATATAACAAAAATGCTGTTGGCCTGTCtgaaaaaaacagtgaaaacgATGATGAGGAAAGCATGGAAGAAGAGGACGAGAAATGGGGTGAAGAAACTGATTACAGAGACACAAAACACAAAGACCATCAGACACATCAAGGTGACCAATACAAAAGACAGGAACATGAGAACAGCATGCAATTAGATGATGAACTGAGAGATTCCAGACAACTAACCTGGAAAACCAAGAGACACAGCAAGAAATTTGACCTagaggaagaagagagggagaaCAGGAAGAAGTCCTATGAAGAAGAAATCCCCCTCTCTCAAAAAACCCATAATGAATATCAGGATGGCAAACAGCAAAGTCAAGAGAGAAACTACCATATTCAAGTGAACTACCAGAGTGATCATGACACGGTGGGGAAAACACAAGATAGGGAAGACAGTAATGACGATGACAGTCATGACAGTGGTGGTGAGGAATATCTCAGCAATACCTGGAAAGACACAGCCtatgaggaagaggagagaatCCAGAGTAACGACCAGGAGAGCACCAGTACCGAGCCTGGAGGGGAAGGAACCATTGAAGATGACACTGCAGTTCACAGAGAGACTGAGGATTACCAAGTTGTCAAAATTAAAGACCTTGCTCACTCTGAACAAGATTACTATGCTCATGAGCCACCCAATTCTGACAACAAGCAGCAACTGAAAATGAGTAGCTCCATTCAGAACATGAATTCAATGGACAGTGAAGATAAG GTTAAGACTACAGACAGTTCCCATGGTGAGATGGaaagtgccagcagcaggaatgaggAGGCTCTCATAG GACTGCCAGACACATGTCGGAACTTCCACTGCAAAAGAGGCAAAGTCTGTCATGCAGACAAACAAGGGAAACCCCACTGCATTTGCCAAGATCCTGCTGCTTGCCCTCCCACCAAAGACTATGAGCAT GTTTGTGGTACGGATAACAAGACTTATGATGGCACATGTCAGCTCTTTGGCACCAAATGTCAACTGGAAGGGACAAAAATAGGACGCCAGCTGCACCTAGACTATATGGGCTCCTGCAAAT ACATCCCCCCCTGTACTGATTATGAAGTGGATCAGTTTCCCCTCCGGATGCGAGACTGGCTTAAGAACATCCTTATTCAATTTTATGAACGTGACCTGAACACTTCTGGGATTCTaactgaaaagcaaaggaataAG GTAAAAAAGATCTATCAGAACGACAAGCGCCTTGGGGCTGGTGACCACCCGgttgagctgctcctgcatgaCTTTGAGAAAAATTACCACATGTATGTGTATCCTGTGCACTGGCAGTTTCACCAGCTTGACCAGCACCCTGTTGACag attatTAACACACTCGGAGCTTGCACCCTTGAGAGCCTCCCTTGTTCCCATGGAACACTGCATTACCCGTTTCTTCCAAGAGTGCGATGGAGACAAGAACAAACTCATTGCTTTGAAGGAATGGTGCCACTGCTTTGGGATTAAGGAAGGTAAACCTAAAAGAATAGGCAGATGTACCTGA
- the NUDT9 gene encoding ADP-ribose pyrophosphatase, mitochondrial isoform X1, translating into MPLPAGALPRVVVVLSFSVLLRARGAAQRRPAHSNLSASCWSRLHPANMFNSYNVKFHHRKALTSPYPGSHIERSQVPEDKVGWLTEWEDYNPVEYTAKSVLARPNWADPQINDEGFSPKFNERDGEVERKSLNGLYVVENGRPRNPVGRTGLTGRGLLGRWGPNHAADPVVTRWKRDGSGNKVAHPVSGKNILQFVAIKRRDCGEWAIPGGMVDPGEKITATLKREFEEEALNSLQKSPEEKAKLEKQLQKLFSQEHFVVYRGYVDDPRNTDNAWMETEAVNYHDETGETMDNLPLEAGDDAGVVKWVDISEKLELYASHSYFIKLVTEKQGAHWSEDPGSECHE; encoded by the exons ATGCCGCTGCCGGCCGGTGCTCTGCCTCGGGTGGTGGTCGTGCTCTCGTTCTCCGTCCTGCTGAGGGCCCGGGGCGCTGCCCAGCGCCGCCCCGCCCACAG taatTTATCTGCTAGCTGTTGGTCCCGTCTTCATCCTGCAAACATGTTCAACAGCTATAATGTGAAGTTCCACCACAGAAAAGCTCTCACCTCCCCATATCCAGGATCACACATTGAGCGTAGCCAAGTTCCTGAAGATAAAGTGGGCTGGCTGACTGAGTGGGAAGATTATAATCCTGTGGAGTACACTGCAAAGTCTGTTTTGGCCAGACCCAATTGGGCAGACCCCCAAATCAA CGATGAAggtttttctcccaaattcaaTGAGAGAGATGGAGAAGTGGAGAGGAAGAGTCTGAATGGCTTGTATGTGGTCGAAAATGGGAGACCCCG caatcCAGTGGGAAGGACTGGCCTCACTGGCCGAGGATTGTTAGGGCGCTGGGGACCAAACCATGCTGCTGATCCTGTTGTAACCAG GTGGAAAAGGGATGGAAGTGGCAATAAAGTTGCTCATCCAGTTTCTGGCAAGAACATCTTGCAGTTTGTAGCCATCAAGAGGAGAGACTGTGGGGAGTGGGCCATTCCAGGG GGAATGGTGGATCCAGGGGAAAAGATCACTGCTACTCTGAAGAGAGAATTTGAGGAGGAGGCCTTGAACTCTCTGCAGAAATCCCCTGAGGAGAAAGCAAAATTGGAGAAGCAGCTCCAGAAGCTGTTCAGCCAGGAACACTTTGTG GTGTACAGAGGATATGTGGATGACCCTCGTAACACTGATAATGCCTGGATGGAGACAGAGGCTGTGAACTATCACGATGAAACAG GTGAGACAATGGATAACTTGCCTCTGGAAGCAGGTGATGATGCTGGAGTGGTGAAGTGGGTTGACATCAGTGAGAAGCTTGAGCTGTATGCGAGTCACAGCTACTTCATCAAGCTGGTGACTGAGAAACAGGGAGCCCACTGGAGTGAGGATCCTGGCTCTGAGTGCCACGAGTGA
- the NUDT9 gene encoding ADP-ribose pyrophosphatase, mitochondrial isoform X2 → MGNGYSYLGISNLSASCWSRLHPANMFNSYNVKFHHRKALTSPYPGSHIERSQVPEDKVGWLTEWEDYNPVEYTAKSVLARPNWADPQINDEGFSPKFNERDGEVERKSLNGLYVVENGRPRNPVGRTGLTGRGLLGRWGPNHAADPVVTRWKRDGSGNKVAHPVSGKNILQFVAIKRRDCGEWAIPGGMVDPGEKITATLKREFEEEALNSLQKSPEEKAKLEKQLQKLFSQEHFVVYRGYVDDPRNTDNAWMETEAVNYHDETGETMDNLPLEAGDDAGVVKWVDISEKLELYASHSYFIKLVTEKQGAHWSEDPGSECHE, encoded by the exons ATGGGAAATGGATACTCGTACCTTGGGATAAG taatTTATCTGCTAGCTGTTGGTCCCGTCTTCATCCTGCAAACATGTTCAACAGCTATAATGTGAAGTTCCACCACAGAAAAGCTCTCACCTCCCCATATCCAGGATCACACATTGAGCGTAGCCAAGTTCCTGAAGATAAAGTGGGCTGGCTGACTGAGTGGGAAGATTATAATCCTGTGGAGTACACTGCAAAGTCTGTTTTGGCCAGACCCAATTGGGCAGACCCCCAAATCAA CGATGAAggtttttctcccaaattcaaTGAGAGAGATGGAGAAGTGGAGAGGAAGAGTCTGAATGGCTTGTATGTGGTCGAAAATGGGAGACCCCG caatcCAGTGGGAAGGACTGGCCTCACTGGCCGAGGATTGTTAGGGCGCTGGGGACCAAACCATGCTGCTGATCCTGTTGTAACCAG GTGGAAAAGGGATGGAAGTGGCAATAAAGTTGCTCATCCAGTTTCTGGCAAGAACATCTTGCAGTTTGTAGCCATCAAGAGGAGAGACTGTGGGGAGTGGGCCATTCCAGGG GGAATGGTGGATCCAGGGGAAAAGATCACTGCTACTCTGAAGAGAGAATTTGAGGAGGAGGCCTTGAACTCTCTGCAGAAATCCCCTGAGGAGAAAGCAAAATTGGAGAAGCAGCTCCAGAAGCTGTTCAGCCAGGAACACTTTGTG GTGTACAGAGGATATGTGGATGACCCTCGTAACACTGATAATGCCTGGATGGAGACAGAGGCTGTGAACTATCACGATGAAACAG GTGAGACAATGGATAACTTGCCTCTGGAAGCAGGTGATGATGCTGGAGTGGTGAAGTGGGTTGACATCAGTGAGAAGCTTGAGCTGTATGCGAGTCACAGCTACTTCATCAAGCTGGTGACTGAGAAACAGGGAGCCCACTGGAGTGAGGATCCTGGCTCTGAGTGCCACGAGTGA
- the SPARCL1 gene encoding SPARC-like protein 1 isoform X2, translating to MKAVALFICLVGPVFAISTHPVNHKLRTHRQKTPEKSEYIHPEASKEENTGYVDEDDLLPTPRNLKPGSEDRDGPQTMRKQERTGSKHQVKNSLKSIDFLALHNKLGLVSDTQDSDSGSSGREQSSSEHDQLRNHEKHGNTANQHLPGHTEHPVGAFSLEHEHNMWKYNKNAVGLSEKNSENDDEESMEEEDEKWGEETDYRDTKHKDHQTHQGDQYKRQEHENSMQLDDELRDSRQLTWKTKRHSKKFDLEEEERENRKKSYEEEIPLSQKTHNEYQDGKQQSQERNYHIQVNYQSDHDTVGKTQDREDSNDDDSHDSGGEEYLSNTWKDTAYEEEERIQSNDQESTSTEPGGEGTIEDDTAVHRETEDYQVVKIKDLAHSEQDYYAHEPPNSDNKQQLKMSSSIQNMNSMDSEDKVKTTDSSHGEMESASSRNEEALIGLPDTCRNFHCKRGKVCHADKQGKPHCICQDPAACPPTKDYEHVCGTDNKTYDGTCQLFGTKCQLEGTKIGRQLHLDYMGSCKYIPPCTDYEVDQFPLRMRDWLKNILIQFYERDLNTSGILTEKQRNKVKKIYQNDKRLGAGDHPVELLLHDFEKNYHMYVYPVHWQFHQLDQHPVDRLLTHSELAPLRASLVPMEHCITRFFQECDGDKNKLIALKEWCHCFGIKEEDINENLLF from the exons agtgaaTATATTCATCCAGAAGCTTCAAAGGAAGAGAACACAGGCTATGTAGATGAGGATGATTTGCTGCCCACTCCCAGAAACTTAAAACCAGGCTCTGAAGACAGGGATGGGCCCCAGACCATGAGGAAGCAAGAAAGAACTGGGAGCAAGCATCAAGTGAAAAACAGCCTGAAAAGCATTGATTTCCTTGCACTGCACAATAAACTAGGTTTGGTTTCAGATACCCAGGACAGTGACTCTGGGAGCAGCGGCAGAGAACAGTCCAGCTCTGAGCACGACCAGCTCAGGAATCATGAGAAACATGGGAACACGGCAAACCAACACCTTCCAGGCCACACAGAACACCCAGTGGGTGCTTTCAGCCTTGAGCATGAGCATAACATGTGGAAATATAACAAAAATGCTGTTGGCCTGTCtgaaaaaaacagtgaaaacgATGATGAGGAAAGCATGGAAGAAGAGGACGAGAAATGGGGTGAAGAAACTGATTACAGAGACACAAAACACAAAGACCATCAGACACATCAAGGTGACCAATACAAAAGACAGGAACATGAGAACAGCATGCAATTAGATGATGAACTGAGAGATTCCAGACAACTAACCTGGAAAACCAAGAGACACAGCAAGAAATTTGACCTagaggaagaagagagggagaaCAGGAAGAAGTCCTATGAAGAAGAAATCCCCCTCTCTCAAAAAACCCATAATGAATATCAGGATGGCAAACAGCAAAGTCAAGAGAGAAACTACCATATTCAAGTGAACTACCAGAGTGATCATGACACGGTGGGGAAAACACAAGATAGGGAAGACAGTAATGACGATGACAGTCATGACAGTGGTGGTGAGGAATATCTCAGCAATACCTGGAAAGACACAGCCtatgaggaagaggagagaatCCAGAGTAACGACCAGGAGAGCACCAGTACCGAGCCTGGAGGGGAAGGAACCATTGAAGATGACACTGCAGTTCACAGAGAGACTGAGGATTACCAAGTTGTCAAAATTAAAGACCTTGCTCACTCTGAACAAGATTACTATGCTCATGAGCCACCCAATTCTGACAACAAGCAGCAACTGAAAATGAGTAGCTCCATTCAGAACATGAATTCAATGGACAGTGAAGATAAG GTTAAGACTACAGACAGTTCCCATGGTGAGATGGaaagtgccagcagcaggaatgaggAGGCTCTCATAG GACTGCCAGACACATGTCGGAACTTCCACTGCAAAAGAGGCAAAGTCTGTCATGCAGACAAACAAGGGAAACCCCACTGCATTTGCCAAGATCCTGCTGCTTGCCCTCCCACCAAAGACTATGAGCAT GTTTGTGGTACGGATAACAAGACTTATGATGGCACATGTCAGCTCTTTGGCACCAAATGTCAACTGGAAGGGACAAAAATAGGACGCCAGCTGCACCTAGACTATATGGGCTCCTGCAAAT ACATCCCCCCCTGTACTGATTATGAAGTGGATCAGTTTCCCCTCCGGATGCGAGACTGGCTTAAGAACATCCTTATTCAATTTTATGAACGTGACCTGAACACTTCTGGGATTCTaactgaaaagcaaaggaataAG GTAAAAAAGATCTATCAGAACGACAAGCGCCTTGGGGCTGGTGACCACCCGgttgagctgctcctgcatgaCTTTGAGAAAAATTACCACATGTATGTGTATCCTGTGCACTGGCAGTTTCACCAGCTTGACCAGCACCCTGTTGACag attatTAACACACTCGGAGCTTGCACCCTTGAGAGCCTCCCTTGTTCCCATGGAACACTGCATTACCCGTTTCTTCCAAGAGTGCGATGGAGACAAGAACAAACTCATTGCTTTGAAGGAATGGTGCCACTGCTTTGGGATTAAGGAAG AGGACATAAATGAAAATCTCCTTTTCTGA